Proteins from a genomic interval of Desulfurobacterium sp. TC5-1:
- the argH gene encoding argininosuccinate lyase has protein sequence MAESEKKLWGGRFKESTDALVEKYTESVSYDRRLAPFDIAGSIAHVTMLAKQGILKEEEAKKIVDGLNEILREIEEGKFEWKQELEDVHMNIEKRLIEKIGPVGGKLHTGRSRNDQVATDVRLYVRHEINEIISLLKKLRKAFYLQAKKYIDVIMPGYTHLQIAQPVLYAHHMLAYYQMFKRDEERFKDTLKRVNVMPLGSAALAGTSYPLDREFTASLLGFDSVSRNSMDAVSDRDFVAETIFNCALVMAHLSRLSEELILWSTEEFGFIDLPDAFCTGSSIMPQKKNPDVSELTRGKTGRVYGDLVAILTIIKGLPMTYNRDLQEDKEPLFDAIDTVKLALAVNSRVVKGMKPKKDRMKVQASKGFSLATDVADYLAKKGVPFRDAHRIVGEIVAYCLDNKKTLESMTIEEFKQFSDAFDGDVLNLMSVEGSTSSRNIIGGTAKEQVLKELEKIETEEGFKEEK, from the coding sequence ATGGCTGAAAGCGAAAAAAAGTTGTGGGGTGGCAGATTTAAGGAGTCTACAGACGCTCTTGTAGAAAAGTACACGGAATCGGTATCTTACGATAGAAGGCTTGCGCCATTTGACATTGCAGGTAGTATCGCTCACGTTACGATGCTCGCAAAACAGGGAATACTCAAAGAGGAAGAAGCAAAAAAAATAGTTGATGGTCTTAACGAGATTTTAAGAGAGATAGAAGAGGGAAAGTTTGAATGGAAGCAGGAACTTGAAGACGTTCATATGAACATAGAAAAGAGGCTTATTGAAAAGATAGGTCCTGTTGGTGGTAAGCTGCATACAGGAAGATCAAGAAACGACCAGGTTGCCACAGATGTGAGACTTTACGTAAGGCATGAAATAAACGAGATTATTTCCCTTTTAAAAAAGTTAAGGAAAGCCTTTTATCTTCAGGCAAAGAAATATATTGATGTAATTATGCCCGGTTATACGCACCTTCAGATAGCCCAACCTGTCCTATATGCTCACCACATGCTTGCTTACTATCAGATGTTTAAACGGGATGAGGAGCGTTTTAAAGACACATTAAAAAGAGTAAATGTTATGCCTCTTGGTTCTGCGGCTTTAGCAGGAACAAGTTATCCCCTTGATAGAGAGTTTACTGCTTCCCTTTTAGGGTTTGATTCTGTATCAAGAAACAGCATGGATGCGGTAAGTGATAGAGACTTTGTTGCTGAAACGATTTTTAACTGTGCTCTTGTAATGGCCCACCTTTCAAGACTTTCAGAAGAGTTGATTCTCTGGTCAACGGAAGAGTTTGGATTTATAGATTTACCGGATGCTTTCTGTACGGGAAGTTCCATAATGCCTCAAAAGAAAAATCCTGATGTTTCAGAGCTTACAAGGGGAAAAACAGGTAGAGTTTACGGTGATCTTGTGGCTATTCTTACCATCATTAAAGGGCTTCCGATGACCTACAACAGAGATTTGCAGGAGGATAAAGAACCTCTATTTGATGCAATAGATACAGTTAAGCTTGCCCTTGCCGTAAACTCAAGGGTCGTAAAGGGAATGAAGCCCAAAAAAGATAGAATGAAGGTTCAGGCCTCAAAAGGTTTTTCCCTTGCTACCGATGTTGCGGACTATCTTGCAAAGAAAGGCGTTCCATTTAGGGATGCCCACAGGATTGTTGGTGAAATCGTTGCTTACTGTCTTGATAACAAAAAAACGCTTGAATCAATGACGATAGAAGAATTTAAACAGTTTTCGGACGCATTTGACGGAGATGTTTTAAATTTAATGAGTGTAGAAGGTTCCACTTCAAGTAGAAACATCATAGGTGGAACTGCTAAAGAACAGGTGTTAAAAGAGCTTGAGAAAATAGAAACAGAAGAAGGTTTTAAGGAGGAAAAATGA
- the guaB gene encoding IMP dehydrogenase: MLDEHVKEALTFDDVLLVPNYSEVLPTQVDVSTQLTKRIRLNIPIMSAAMDTVTEADLAIAIARQGGIGIIHKNMTIEEQAEEVDRVKRSESGMIVKPVTVSPEQTIADAEALMRKYKISGLPVTDQNGKLLGIITNRDIRFVKNFTIKISEVMTKEDLKTVPVGTTLEQAKEILHKYKIEKLPVVDENGYLKGLITIKDIEKKEKYPLASKDELGRLMVGAAVGVGPDALERVTALVEAGVDIIVIDTAHGHSKKVLETVERVKAEFPELDVIAGNVATAEATEALIKAGADAVKVGIGPGSICTTRIVAGVGVPQLTAVAECVKVADKYGISIIADGGIKFSGDVAKAIGAGARVVMIGSLFAGTKESPGELILYQGRSYKVYRGMGSLGAMKKGSKDRYFQSEVEEKKLVPEGIEGMVPYRGPLADTIHQLVGGLKAGMGYCGAANIEEMRKKARFVKITASGLKESHVHDVIITKEAPNYWIER; the protein is encoded by the coding sequence ATGCTTGATGAACACGTAAAAGAGGCCCTGACTTTTGATGATGTTCTACTTGTTCCTAACTACTCAGAAGTTTTACCTACGCAGGTTGACGTTTCAACACAGTTAACAAAAAGAATCAGGTTGAACATTCCTATAATGAGTGCCGCCATGGATACCGTTACCGAAGCAGACCTTGCCATCGCAATCGCAAGACAGGGCGGTATAGGTATTATTCACAAAAACATGACAATAGAAGAGCAGGCGGAAGAAGTAGATAGAGTAAAGAGGTCTGAAAGTGGAATGATCGTTAAGCCTGTCACCGTCTCTCCTGAACAGACAATAGCAGATGCTGAAGCCCTTATGAGAAAGTATAAAATATCAGGCCTTCCCGTTACAGATCAAAATGGAAAACTACTCGGTATCATCACAAACAGAGACATAAGGTTTGTCAAAAATTTCACCATAAAAATATCAGAAGTTATGACAAAGGAAGATTTAAAAACCGTTCCCGTTGGAACAACTCTTGAGCAGGCAAAAGAGATTCTTCACAAGTACAAAATTGAAAAGCTCCCTGTAGTTGATGAAAATGGATATCTCAAAGGCTTAATTACTATCAAAGACATTGAAAAGAAAGAAAAGTATCCTCTTGCCAGCAAGGACGAACTCGGAAGATTAATGGTTGGAGCAGCTGTTGGTGTTGGTCCTGACGCACTGGAAAGGGTAACAGCACTCGTTGAAGCCGGTGTTGACATTATCGTAATTGATACCGCCCACGGTCACTCTAAAAAGGTTCTCGAAACAGTAGAAAGGGTAAAAGCAGAATTTCCTGAACTTGACGTAATCGCTGGAAACGTTGCCACAGCAGAAGCAACAGAAGCACTCATTAAGGCAGGTGCCGACGCGGTAAAAGTGGGAATCGGACCCGGTTCAATATGTACTACAAGAATTGTTGCAGGCGTTGGTGTCCCGCAACTTACGGCCGTTGCCGAGTGTGTTAAAGTTGCCGATAAATACGGCATAAGCATCATTGCCGATGGTGGTATAAAATTCTCCGGTGACGTTGCAAAAGCCATAGGAGCCGGAGCAAGAGTTGTAATGATAGGAAGCCTCTTTGCCGGAACAAAAGAGAGCCCGGGCGAACTTATCCTCTATCAGGGAAGAAGTTACAAGGTTTATAGAGGCATGGGGTCTCTCGGTGCAATGAAAAAGGGAAGCAAAGACAGATACTTCCAGTCTGAAGTTGAAGAGAAAAAGCTTGTTCCAGAAGGTATTGAAGGTATGGTTCCATACAGAGGACCTCTTGCTGACACGATCCATCAGCTTGTCGGCGGACTAAAAGCGGGAATGGGATACTGCGGTGCCGCTAACATAGAAGAGATGAGAAAGAAAGCAAGATTTGTTAAGATAACAGCTTCAGGACTTAAGGAGTCTCACGTTCACGATGTAATCATCACAAAAGAAGCTCCAAACTATTGGATTGAAAGATAA